The nucleotide sequence GACCCGATTGGCCCAGGCACATCGCCTCCCTGATGAGACAGAGGTCAATGACTTCAAACTCGATCAACTGGATGAAGAGTTCTTGAAATCTCAGGATGACCCGCCCGAATTGCAGCTCGCTTTGATAAAGAGATGTGTCGCATTCATTCGTGAGGAAAGAATAGATGAAGCATGGATGACCATACTATCCTATAATCCCTGAATAATCGATCTCGATCTCACGGTGGGCCCAGGACCGTTCTTGCTCATCCGTTTCCAGAATGATACGTCCGGTGTCATCAACTCTGATCAGCTTGGCTATACCTATCTTCTGTCCTTCCCTGTAAGGAACCTTCTCTCCCCTTCCCATCAAACGAGATTGATATTCATTCTCGATTGCATCCAACCGTCCGGAACGGAAAAGATCATAACTCCTCTCCAACTGATCAACAAGGGCATCCACCACATGAGAAAGTGCAGATTCCTCATCCAATACCTCTAGGATACTTATGGCTGGAAATGGTCGATCTGCAGTTTCGCTATTCACATTCAATCCGACACCCACGATGGCTTGACGACACCTATTCCCTGACCAAGAGGGTTCTACGAGAATGCCCGCAATCTTTCTTCCATAGACAAATACATCATTGGGCCATTTGACCTTGACCTCCATATTGAGCAAGGATTCCAAACATTTGGAAACACCCACACAAATAGCTTTGTTGAAGTAGAAGGCACGCTTGTTTGTGAGGTCAGGACGCAGAAGCACGGATATGGCGATGTCCTTTCCCGATCGCATACTCCATTTCTTTCCGAATTGACCTCTTCCATCTCGCTGATCATATGTCAAAATAGCAGTTCCTTCTGTCAGGGAATCCAGATCTGGGTGATCGGCCAGATAATTGTTAGTGCTCTCTACGTTGGATAGATAGATACACGGGTGGCCGAAATAGCTCATTTCACTTGGTAATTAGAGGGTTCGGACGTGGAATTCATGCTAGTTTTGCAGCCCAAAGGATCGAAGAACAAAGATATTGCATGACAGAGTACGACCCCCTCTTAGAGAGTGTAGTCAAAGGAATCGCAGAAGGTAAAGGCGAAGAGCCTGTCGTCTTGGACCTACGCAAGGTGCAAGCATCCATTTGTGACTACTTTGTTGTCTGTCATGGGAACAGTACAACTCAAACTGAATCGATTGCCCGCAAAGTGATCGAACAGACAAAAAAAGACAATGATGAAGGCCCTTGGCGTGAAGAGGGCTTCACTAATGCCCAGTGGATCCTTTTGGACTATGTGAACATCGTGGTGCATGTGTTCCATAAAGAGACCAGGGAATTCTACGAGATAGAAGAACTTTGGGCAGACGGGGAGAGAATAACACTCGACCAGAGTTCATCACAACAGTCCATCACAAGCTAGCAAGGAAATTAGATGTCAGAGAACGAGAATAAGAACAAGAAAAAGACAGAAGGACAGGGACAAGGAGGCGGAAGTTTCTATTGGATCTTTGCTGTAGTTGCTGGAATACTCCTCATGCTGACCATGTTCGGTGACGGAGGTGCTCTTCAAGAAAAGACCATCCCTGAACTCAAGCAAATGGTCGAGGATGGGGAGATCGAAAAGGTCTTGGTCGTCAACCGTCAATTTGCCGAAGTCACACTTACTAATGCAGCTCTGGATAGCGAGAAGTACCGCAACAAGGTGTCCAAGCCCCTCTTCGGCATGCCGGTATCGAGCGGCCCGCACTTCATCACCAAGTTCGGTGATATGGAGCATTTCAACAGTCTCCTCATCGATTGGCAAGAGAATTATGCCGTGGCTTACTCCTATGACATCCGTCAAGAGTGGGGTCGCGAACTCCTACAATGGGTACTACTCCTAGGTATCATGATCGCCATATGGGTGTTCGTGATGCGCAAGCTCTCAGGTGGTGGAGGACCCGGAGGGCAGATCTTCAACATCGGGAAATCTCGCGCCAAGATCTTCGATAAAGGAAAAGGGACCAACGTCACATTCAGCGATGTGGCCGGTCTCGAAGGGGCAAAAGAGGAAGTACAGGAAATCGTAGATTTCCTAAAACACCCTCAGAAGTATACTGAACTGGGAGCCAAGATCCCCAAAGGTGCCTTGCTCGTAGGACCTCCGGGAACAGGTAAGACCCTCTTGGCCAAAGCCGTGGCCGGAGAGGCCCAAGTCCCGTTCTTCTCATTGTCCGGTTCGGATTTCGTAGAGATGTTCGTGGGTGTGGGTGCTTCGCGTGTAAGAGACCTCTTCAAGCAAGCCAAGGAAAAAGCACCGGCCATCATCTTCATCGATGAGATCGATGCCATCGGCCGTGCCCGAGGGAAGAGTATCAGCATGGGAAGCAATGATGAACGGGAGAACACCCTCAACCAACTTCTCACTGAGATGGATGGATTCGGTACCAATAGCGGTGTCATCATCCTCGCAGCCACCAATAGAGCTGACATCTTGGACCGAGCGCTGATGCGCGCTGGACGATTCGACCGACAGATCTTTGTGGATATGCCGGATCTCAATGAGCGCAAGGCCATCTTCGAAGTGCATGTACGCCCTATCAAAGTAGATGACTCCGTAGATATCGATTTCTTGGCCAGACAGACCCCAGGCTTCTCTGGAGCGGATATCGCCAACATCTGCAACGAAGCCGCACTTATTGCCGCGCGGAAGAAGAAGAAAAGCGTAGGGAAACAAGATTTCTTGGATGCCGTGGATAGGATCATCGGTGGTCTGGAAAAGAAGAACAAGATCATCACTCCTCGCGAAAAAGAGGTCATTGCCTTCCATGAAGCAGGCCATGCTACGGTCAGCTGGTTGGTAGATCATGCCTCCCCATTGGTCAAAGTCACTATCGTACCCAGAGGACAATCTCTAGGAGCGGCATGGTATCTTCCGGAAGAAAGACAGATAACAACGACTGAACAGATGCTGGATGAGATGTGCGCTACCCTAGGAGGACGTGCTGCTGAAGAGATCGTATTCGGCAAGATCTCCACAGGCGCTCTTAGTGATCTGGAGAAAGTGACCAAACAGGCCTACGCTATGGTGACCATGTATGGTCTCGATGAAAAACTGGGTAACATCTCCTATTACGATAGTTCTGGTCAATCAGACTATACCTTCTCCAAACCATACAGTGAGAAGACTGCAGAACTCATCGACCAAGAAGTGAGTGCGATGATCGAGACTGCCTACGAGCGGGCCAAGGAGATACTCAGTGCCAACAAGGATAAACTCACTGAACTGGCCCACCAATTGGTCAAAGAAGAAGTGATCTTCAAAGAAGACCTGGAGAAGATTTTTGGAATGAAGGCCGAAACAGACAATGCGGCTTCGATCCTTCACATCGCTAATGAGAAGAAGAAGACCACCAAGGAAGACGATATTCCAGTTGTCGAAGAGGTTGCGCCAAAAGAGGATTCCAAAGTAGAAGGAGAAGAAATGAAAGATGATTCTCCAGACCATACAGAGGCAAACGCCAGTTGATCAAGGATCGAAAACATGTCATCAGAAGACTGGATCCTACTTCTATCCTCAAGCGATGCTATCCGCATCGAGATCGCCAAGGGTAGGTTGGAGGCAGAAGGCATACTCTCCGTCATCCATAATAAAAAGGACTCCAACTATGGATTCGGTTCAGTAGAACTGCATGTGCGTAGAGAGGATTATCTCAAGGCCAAGAACTTATTAGATGCCTAGCGCAGATTCCGATCTGATACAAAGGGCCGTTACAGGAATCCTATTCCTTCTTGTGATGGTCAGTTCCATTCTCATTTCCTTTTGGACAGCTTGGGCTATATTCGGCCTGATCGTAGTACTGGGTTCACTGGAGATGGCTCAACTCCTTTCTCTGATTAAGAAATGGGGATATGCCATCATCAATCTGCTCATATTCATCGGTTGTTCATTGCCTGAACTCTATTCGATCCTTCCTGTGCCTATGTTCTTGGTCATCGGACTGATGTTGAACGCGCTGGTCCTTAGGCAGAACGTTTCGCCCATGCAGTCCCGATCATTGGGGCTTTTAGGTACGATCCTCATCCCCCTCTCCTTTGCGCTGCTACTATCACCAGTCTTCTCAGATACCGACCGGTCTGGCATCCTCTTTTTCTTCATTCTGCTTTGGACCAATGACACCATGGCGTATGTAAGCGGACGATCACTGGGTAAGAGGCCTCTCGCACCCCGTATCTCACCCAAGAAGACCTGGGAAGGATTCCTAGGTGGCGTATTGAGTTCCATAATACTTGC is from Flavobacteriales bacterium and encodes:
- a CDS encoding biotin--[acetyl-CoA-carboxylase] ligase, encoding MSYFGHPCIYLSNVESTNNYLADHPDLDSLTEGTAILTYDQRDGRGQFGKKWSMRSGKDIAISVLLRPDLTNKRAFYFNKAICVGVSKCLESLLNMEVKVKWPNDVFVYGRKIAGILVEPSWSGNRCRQAIVGVGLNVNSETADRPFPAISILEVLDEESALSHVVDALVDQLERSYDLFRSGRLDAIENEYQSRLMGRGEKVPYREGQKIGIAKLIRVDDTGRIILETDEQERSWAHREIEIDYSGIIG
- the rsfS gene encoding ribosome silencing factor, which gives rise to MTEYDPLLESVVKGIAEGKGEEPVVLDLRKVQASICDYFVVCHGNSTTQTESIARKVIEQTKKDNDEGPWREEGFTNAQWILLDYVNIVVHVFHKETREFYEIEELWADGERITLDQSSSQQSITS
- the hflB gene encoding ATP-dependent zinc metalloprotease FtsH yields the protein MSENENKNKKKTEGQGQGGGSFYWIFAVVAGILLMLTMFGDGGALQEKTIPELKQMVEDGEIEKVLVVNRQFAEVTLTNAALDSEKYRNKVSKPLFGMPVSSGPHFITKFGDMEHFNSLLIDWQENYAVAYSYDIRQEWGRELLQWVLLLGIMIAIWVFVMRKLSGGGGPGGQIFNIGKSRAKIFDKGKGTNVTFSDVAGLEGAKEEVQEIVDFLKHPQKYTELGAKIPKGALLVGPPGTGKTLLAKAVAGEAQVPFFSLSGSDFVEMFVGVGASRVRDLFKQAKEKAPAIIFIDEIDAIGRARGKSISMGSNDERENTLNQLLTEMDGFGTNSGVIILAATNRADILDRALMRAGRFDRQIFVDMPDLNERKAIFEVHVRPIKVDDSVDIDFLARQTPGFSGADIANICNEAALIAARKKKKSVGKQDFLDAVDRIIGGLEKKNKIITPREKEVIAFHEAGHATVSWLVDHASPLVKVTIVPRGQSLGAAWYLPEERQITTTEQMLDEMCATLGGRAAEEIVFGKISTGALSDLEKVTKQAYAMVTMYGLDEKLGNISYYDSSGQSDYTFSKPYSEKTAELIDQEVSAMIETAYERAKEILSANKDKLTELAHQLVKEEVIFKEDLEKIFGMKAETDNAASILHIANEKKKTTKEDDIPVVEEVAPKEDSKVEGEEMKDDSPDHTEANAS
- a CDS encoding DUF2007 domain-containing protein, with protein sequence MSSEDWILLLSSSDAIRIEIAKGRLEAEGILSVIHNKKDSNYGFGSVELHVRREDYLKAKNLLDA
- a CDS encoding phosphatidate cytidylyltransferase, which gives rise to MPSADSDLIQRAVTGILFLLVMVSSILISFWTAWAIFGLIVVLGSLEMAQLLSLIKKWGYAIINLLIFIGCSLPELYSILPVPMFLVIGLMLNALVLRQNVSPMQSRSLGLLGTILIPLSFALLLSPVFSDTDRSGILFFFILLWTNDTMAYVSGRSLGKRPLAPRISPKKTWEGFLGGVLSSIILAILLSDLFEFGKGQAMIFGLLVSTFGTLGDLTESAIKRAVNVKDSGGLLPGHGGVLDRFDGVFLAAPIVWLFLRYWT